A single Salmo salar chromosome ssa19, Ssal_v3.1, whole genome shotgun sequence DNA region contains:
- the LOC106578737 gene encoding DNA endonuclease RBBP8 — protein sequence MRKKQEEFEKGRQQNMLLVAALMTERNTLQDKNRKLSQELDKLKGSLSASPEPEGVIPDSPLQQISRPVVSKMRRRKETNHVRYAEKPLSQSQSSALNGLLHTKKCINVHRYYTQGSPSVSNTGVCTLSHTHTYS from the exons ATGAGGAAGAAGCAGGAGGAGTTTGAGAAAGGCCGTCAGCAGAACATGCTCCTCGTCGCAGCGCTTA TGACTGAAAGGAACACCCTGCAGGATAAGAACAGAAAGCTGAGTCAAGAGCTGGACAAGTTGAAGGGATCTCT CTCAGCGTCTCCAGAACCAGAGGGGGTGATCCCAGACTCTCCGCTGCAGCAGATCTCCCGGCCTGTTGTGAGCAAaatgaggaggagaaaggagaccaACCATGTCCGCTACGCGGAGAAGCCCCTGTCCCAATCCCAGAGCTCAGCACTCAACGGTCTGCTTCATACAAAgaaatgtataaatgtacacaGATACTACACTCAAGGGTCACCCTCAGTATCAAACACAGGTGTGtgcacactcagtcacacacacacttactcttAG